A window of the Corynebacterium minutissimum genome harbors these coding sequences:
- a CDS encoding DEAD/DEAH box helicase, producing MHSPKSSNASRDHRGNTSESPTFAALGVAAEICDALAARGITHTFAIQELTLPIALSGQDLIGQARTGMGKTYGFGVPLLDRVFDDADIPELDGTPRALVIAPTRELAIQVSGDLEVAAAHLPLSVITLCGGRPYEEQIKQIKAGADVVVGTPGRLLDLCQKKHLSFDKVSVLVLDEADEMLDLGFLPDIEKILTLLHGNPHQTMLFSATMPGPIVTLARTFLTKPVHIRAESGDDQHTHSSTSKITFQAHRMDKVAVLSRILQAEGRGRTIIFTRTKRAAASVAEELAQRGFNVGAVHGDMDQSARERSLTAFREGTVDILVATDVAARGIDVDDVTHVINHQVPDDPMTFVHRIGRTGRAGHTGTAVTLVGYDELSKWHIINDELDLDQPEPPQWFSTSPELAAALSIPEDVEESVGPPTKVLGAPRRSGSNRRTATDSARASRRTRAHTRTRSTRQGGRR from the coding sequence GTGCATTCCCCGAAATCCTCGAACGCTTCCCGCGATCACCGCGGGAACACCAGCGAATCGCCCACCTTTGCCGCACTAGGAGTCGCGGCAGAAATCTGCGATGCCTTGGCTGCGCGTGGAATCACGCATACTTTTGCCATCCAAGAACTGACTCTTCCCATCGCGCTCAGCGGTCAGGACCTCATTGGTCAAGCCCGCACCGGTATGGGCAAGACCTATGGCTTTGGCGTCCCACTGCTGGATCGGGTCTTTGATGATGCCGATATCCCAGAACTCGATGGCACTCCCCGAGCGCTGGTTATCGCCCCAACGCGCGAGCTAGCGATCCAGGTCAGCGGTGACCTCGAGGTGGCCGCCGCGCACTTGCCGCTCAGTGTGATCACGCTCTGTGGTGGCAGGCCGTACGAGGAACAGATTAAACAGATCAAAGCCGGCGCGGATGTTGTCGTGGGCACGCCTGGACGCCTTCTTGATTTGTGCCAGAAGAAGCACCTGAGCTTCGACAAGGTCAGTGTCCTCGTCCTTGATGAAGCAGATGAAATGCTGGACTTGGGATTTTTGCCGGATATCGAGAAGATTCTCACTCTTTTGCACGGAAACCCACACCAGACCATGCTCTTCTCCGCCACGATGCCGGGGCCAATCGTCACGCTGGCGCGCACCTTCCTCACCAAACCGGTTCATATCCGTGCCGAATCCGGTGATGATCAGCACACTCACTCCTCCACCAGCAAGATCACCTTCCAGGCTCACCGCATGGATAAGGTTGCGGTGTTGAGTCGCATTCTGCAGGCCGAAGGACGCGGAAGAACCATTATCTTTACCCGCACCAAACGCGCGGCAGCTTCCGTAGCGGAGGAACTGGCACAGCGAGGTTTCAACGTGGGCGCGGTCCATGGCGATATGGATCAGTCTGCACGCGAGCGCTCCCTTACCGCTTTCCGCGAGGGCACCGTGGACATTCTTGTGGCTACCGACGTGGCTGCGCGCGGTATCGACGTCGATGACGTCACGCACGTAATCAACCACCAGGTCCCAGATGATCCTATGACGTTCGTGCACCGCATCGGCCGTACCGGTCGTGCAGGACACACTGGAACTGCTGTCACCCTCGTGGGCTACGATGAACTGAGCAAATGGCACATTATCAACGATGAGCTCGATTTGGATCAGCCGGAACCGCCCCAGTGGTTTAGCACCTCACCGGAGCTTGCCGCAGCCCTCAGTATTCCCGAAGACGTTGAAGAATCCGTCGGACCACCCACCAAGGTGTTGGGCGCACCGCGCCGGTCCGGCTCGAATCGTCGCACTGCCACTGATTCCGCGCGTGCATCCCGCCGCACCCGCGCCCACACCCGTACACGCTCAACCCGCCAAGGAGGACGCCGATGA
- the rsrA gene encoding mycothiol system anti-sigma-R factor, with protein MERATGRNCGACNSPEVNALFRELLDESTSYARALAIREHIAQCDVCQERLESEEVVRALVRKCCSGQAAPQSLRRRISVQITRTEITWG; from the coding sequence ATGGAACGCGCAACAGGACGTAACTGCGGTGCGTGCAACTCTCCGGAGGTAAATGCACTCTTTCGGGAGCTGCTCGATGAATCGACGAGCTATGCACGGGCGCTCGCCATCCGCGAGCACATCGCGCAGTGCGACGTGTGCCAGGAGCGCTTGGAAAGCGAAGAAGTGGTGAGGGCTCTTGTTCGCAAGTGCTGTAGTGGTCAAGCCGCACCGCAGTCCTTGCGTCGGCGGATTTCTGTGCAGATTACGCGCACTGAAATCACGTGGGGATAA
- a CDS encoding sigma-70 family RNA polymerase sigma factor, with protein sequence MATDTTSASETSKKQREQQRLFEEQALPLLDQLYGGAMRLTRNPQDAEDLIQETYLKAYSNFGSFKQGTNLKAWLYRIMTNTYINSYRKAKRRPTESLADELSDFQLYTTAGHDSTGLESAEVEALKQMPDSEISDAMNDLPEDYRMVVYYADVVGLAYKEIAEVMDTPLGTVMSRLHRGRKLLRTALKDVAREKGIGRDHPDMNSKTEEK encoded by the coding sequence ATGGCCACAGACACGACGAGCGCGAGCGAAACCTCAAAAAAGCAGCGCGAACAGCAGAGGCTGTTTGAGGAACAAGCCCTGCCGTTGCTGGACCAGCTCTACGGTGGTGCGATGCGGCTGACCCGCAACCCACAGGACGCAGAGGATTTGATCCAGGAGACCTACTTGAAGGCCTACAGCAATTTCGGCTCCTTCAAGCAAGGCACCAACCTCAAGGCCTGGCTCTACCGCATTATGACGAATACGTATATCAACTCCTACCGCAAGGCGAAGCGCCGGCCGACAGAGTCGTTGGCAGATGAGCTCAGTGATTTCCAACTGTACACCACTGCGGGACACGATTCGACCGGCCTAGAATCCGCCGAGGTGGAAGCGTTGAAACAGATGCCCGACTCGGAAATCTCTGACGCCATGAACGACCTTCCCGAGGATTACCGCATGGTGGTCTACTACGCGGATGTGGTGGGTCTGGCGTACAAGGAGATCGCTGAGGTGATGGATACCCCGTTGGGTACGGTGATGAGCCGATTGCACCGTGGAAGAAAACTACTCCGCACTGCGTTGAAGGACGTGGCACGAGAAAAAGGCATTGGCCGCGACCACCCAGATATGAATTCAAAGACGGAGGAGAAGTAA
- a CDS encoding Rv3212 family protein translates to MSSEAQENSSAQPEKKAAKASQKAPILRSSKADWTAVGVISAVCAIAVGGAFVTAPIHKAELTPAVESSVDTDPDTLSSIPSALSKSFSLPNTLVPGQTRAVSSKGLVVAHEGDTLTATNSAGDTVWTYQRRDADLCSLGTAWNKIVASYHTNVGCGDVVAIDAATGEYSDTRSARSSDEVVPISSNDRVGTVSTERIELWRSDLVRTVEYGDVDAKQEPNMQPHEDCAISSALTRTETLAVTESCPDSPTSTWLRIQEATPEDSRKPEITKEIEITDPGARLVAVGQEAAAVYLPTGTPRIVSYNFDGEQLSTTDVEPSQAIIDSASPFAPAIADLPHHMTWFDGERLYLFTPTELKVDHVLNNAVGTGIALDERLLVPTEEGIDVVNWSSGQTERTIPVDREGYTGPISLTLSGTVIIEQRGDTAVALKAD, encoded by the coding sequence ATGAGCTCGGAGGCACAGGAGAATAGCTCCGCGCAGCCGGAGAAGAAGGCCGCGAAGGCTTCACAGAAAGCCCCGATTCTGCGCTCCTCCAAGGCGGATTGGACGGCTGTGGGCGTCATCAGCGCGGTGTGCGCCATCGCCGTTGGTGGCGCGTTTGTCACTGCCCCGATTCACAAAGCGGAACTCACCCCAGCCGTCGAATCGTCCGTCGATACTGACCCCGACACTCTCTCCTCCATCCCTTCTGCCTTGTCGAAGTCCTTTTCACTGCCTAATACCTTGGTGCCGGGCCAAACGCGGGCAGTGTCGTCAAAGGGGCTCGTGGTGGCCCACGAGGGCGATACCCTAACCGCCACTAATTCCGCAGGTGACACGGTGTGGACGTATCAGCGCCGTGATGCCGACCTGTGCTCACTTGGCACGGCGTGGAACAAGATCGTGGCGTCCTATCACACCAATGTTGGTTGCGGTGATGTCGTAGCGATTGACGCTGCAACCGGTGAGTACTCCGATACCCGCAGCGCACGCAGCTCCGATGAGGTTGTCCCTATTTCCTCGAATGACCGAGTCGGTACTGTCTCTACCGAGCGCATCGAACTCTGGCGTTCGGACCTGGTCCGCACGGTGGAATACGGTGATGTGGACGCCAAGCAAGAACCCAATATGCAGCCTCACGAAGACTGTGCCATCTCCTCTGCTCTGACGCGTACCGAAACGCTCGCCGTTACCGAGTCTTGCCCAGATTCCCCCACGTCGACGTGGCTTCGCATACAGGAGGCTACCCCGGAGGACTCGCGTAAGCCGGAAATTACCAAAGAGATTGAGATTACTGATCCGGGCGCGCGTCTGGTCGCCGTTGGTCAGGAAGCCGCCGCGGTCTACCTGCCCACAGGTACACCGCGCATTGTCTCCTACAATTTCGACGGCGAGCAGTTATCCACCACGGACGTCGAACCGTCCCAGGCCATTATTGATTCAGCCTCGCCCTTTGCACCGGCCATCGCTGACCTTCCCCACCACATGACGTGGTTCGATGGTGAGCGCCTCTACTTGTTCACCCCGACTGAGTTGAAGGTAGACCATGTGCTGAATAACGCCGTGGGCACCGGCATCGCCCTTGATGAACGCCTCCTCGTCCCCACCGAGGAGGGCATCGACGTGGTGAACTGGTCGAGCGGTCAGACTGAGCGCACCATCCCTGTGGACCGTGAAGGTTATACCGGCCCAATTTCGCTCACACTCTCAGGAACAGTGATTATTGAGCAGCGCGGCGACACGGCTGTGGCGCTTAAGGCCGATTAG
- a CDS encoding 50S ribosomal protein bL37 codes for MSKRGRKRKDRRKKSANHGKRPNA; via the coding sequence ATGAGCAAGCGTGGCCGTAAGCGCAAGGATCGCCGTAAGAAGTCCGCTAACCACGGCAAGCGTCCTAACGCATAA
- a CDS encoding DUF3107 domain-containing protein: protein MDIKFGFADTARELVIHAEGEQEELTKTINGALADNSTLELEDSKGRKFIVRTDRVVYVEIGTARAHTVGFAG from the coding sequence ATGGACATTAAGTTTGGATTCGCCGATACCGCACGCGAGCTGGTTATTCACGCTGAAGGTGAGCAGGAGGAGCTGACTAAGACGATCAATGGTGCTTTGGCGGACAACTCCACTCTCGAACTAGAAGACTCTAAGGGGCGTAAGTTCATTGTGCGGACGGACCGCGTCGTCTACGTCGAAATCGGCACTGCCCGCGCCCATACCGTGGGATTCGCGGGTTAA
- the ybaK gene encoding Cys-tRNA(Pro) deacylase produces the protein MAKKTPHAATPALKLLAEAGVEHRVTTFDGGSDHFGEAAIKALDVEPDRIFKTLVIDLTAGKGPKRQLAVCVLPVTHQLSLKKAAAAFGASRASMANPADASKSSGYIPGGISPLGHKHVLPTVIDETAVLWDTIFFSGGKRGLDIEMNAEDFSQVLDVSFADLLAE, from the coding sequence ATGGCTAAGAAGACCCCGCATGCAGCTACCCCCGCACTCAAACTCCTAGCGGAGGCCGGTGTTGAGCACCGCGTCACCACCTTCGACGGCGGCAGCGACCATTTCGGGGAGGCGGCCATTAAGGCTTTGGATGTCGAGCCTGACCGCATTTTCAAGACCCTTGTCATCGACCTCACTGCCGGCAAAGGTCCCAAACGTCAGCTCGCCGTGTGTGTCCTTCCAGTAACCCACCAACTCAGTCTCAAGAAGGCCGCCGCTGCCTTCGGCGCCTCCAGAGCCTCTATGGCCAATCCTGCCGATGCTTCTAAGTCTTCCGGCTACATCCCCGGCGGTATTTCACCCCTCGGCCACAAACACGTCCTCCCCACAGTCATCGATGAAACAGCGGTGCTGTGGGATACCATCTTTTTCTCCGGCGGCAAGCGAGGCCTCGACATCGAAATGAACGCCGAAGATTTCTCCCAGGTCCTCGACGTCTCCTTCGCCGACCTCCTAGCCGAATAG
- a CDS encoding WhiB family transcriptional regulator gives MDWRHEAVCRDEDPELFFPVGNSGPALTQIAKAKLVCNRCPVASSCLKWALESGQDAGVWGGLSEEERRAIKRRNRSRSRARVSA, from the coding sequence ATGGATTGGCGCCACGAAGCCGTTTGCCGCGACGAAGACCCAGAGCTGTTCTTCCCAGTCGGTAACTCCGGCCCTGCACTTACTCAGATCGCAAAGGCCAAGCTGGTCTGCAACCGCTGCCCGGTTGCTTCCTCTTGCCTCAAGTGGGCCCTCGAGTCCGGCCAGGACGCCGGCGTCTGGGGCGGCCTGTCGGAGGAGGAACGCCGCGCTATCAAGCGTCGTAACCGCAGCCGCAGCCGCGCCCGCGTGTCTGCTTAA